The Methylobacterium currus genome contains a region encoding:
- the ade gene encoding adenine deaminase, which translates to MPDLIARRIAQGAGREPADLVIRGARLLDLVTGELVTTDIAVCGDTVVGTYGAYQGARVIEAEGRIAVPGFIDTHLHVESSLITPHEFDRCVLPHGVTTAIWDPHEIANVLGTAAFDYALAAAGETVMDIRVQLSSCVPATGLESAGARIEAADLSRYRDHPRSLGLAEFMNFPGVVGADPGCLAKLSAFAGRHIDGHAPLLSGAALNAYAAAGIRTDHEATSAEEALEKIRKGMIVLIREGSVSKDLHALAPILTERTAPFLTFCTDDRNPLDIAEEGHLDYLIRTAITLGVPPLAAYRAASLSAAAAFGLTDRGMIAPGKRADIVLLDDLDSCAVSSVFSAGRLVEEALFATRTVTPPPGRGSVRAEPVTASDLAVPVPAGETSVIGVVPGRIITEHRRLTLSGVPDVAQDVAMVAVVARHGTRSIGRGLVQGFGLGRGAIASSVGHDSHNLCVVGADPEAMARAVDRLITLQGGFVVADETGILAELALPIAGLMSDLPFEAVRDALPPLREAARRLGCTLPEPFLQVAFLPLPVIPHLKITDRGLVDVDRMMIL; encoded by the coding sequence ATGCCGGACCTCATCGCCCGCCGGATCGCGCAAGGAGCGGGCCGCGAGCCCGCCGACCTGGTGATTCGCGGCGCCCGCCTCCTCGACCTCGTCACCGGCGAGCTGGTGACGACCGACATCGCGGTCTGCGGCGACACGGTGGTGGGGACCTACGGCGCCTATCAGGGCGCCCGGGTGATCGAGGCCGAGGGGCGCATCGCCGTCCCGGGCTTCATCGACACCCACCTGCACGTCGAATCCTCGCTCATCACCCCGCACGAATTCGACCGCTGCGTGCTGCCGCACGGCGTCACCACGGCGATCTGGGATCCTCACGAGATCGCCAACGTGCTTGGCACCGCCGCCTTCGACTACGCGCTCGCGGCGGCCGGCGAGACGGTGATGGACATCCGGGTCCAGCTCTCCTCCTGCGTGCCGGCGACCGGGCTCGAGAGCGCCGGCGCCCGGATCGAGGCCGCCGACCTGTCGCGTTATCGCGACCATCCCCGGTCGCTGGGGCTCGCCGAGTTCATGAACTTCCCCGGGGTGGTCGGGGCCGATCCGGGCTGCCTCGCCAAGCTCTCGGCCTTCGCCGGGCGCCACATCGACGGCCACGCGCCGCTCCTGTCGGGCGCCGCCCTCAACGCCTATGCGGCGGCGGGCATCCGGACCGACCACGAGGCGACGAGCGCCGAGGAAGCCCTGGAGAAGATCCGCAAGGGCATGATCGTGCTGATCCGCGAGGGCTCGGTCTCGAAGGACCTGCACGCGCTCGCTCCGATCCTCACCGAGCGGACGGCACCGTTCCTCACCTTCTGCACCGACGACCGCAATCCCCTCGACATCGCGGAGGAAGGCCATCTCGACTACCTGATCCGCACGGCGATCACCCTCGGCGTTCCGCCCCTGGCCGCCTACCGCGCCGCCTCGCTCAGCGCCGCCGCCGCCTTCGGGCTCACCGATCGCGGGATGATCGCGCCGGGCAAGCGGGCCGACATCGTGCTCCTCGACGACCTCGACTCCTGCGCGGTCTCCTCGGTCTTCTCCGCCGGCCGCCTCGTCGAGGAGGCCTTGTTCGCCACGCGGACGGTCACCCCGCCGCCGGGCCGCGGCAGCGTGCGGGCCGAGCCGGTGACGGCCTCCGACCTCGCCGTGCCGGTTCCCGCCGGCGAGACCTCGGTGATCGGCGTGGTACCGGGCCGGATCATCACCGAACACCGCCGGCTGACGCTCTCGGGCGTGCCGGATGTCGCCCAGGACGTGGCGATGGTGGCCGTCGTGGCGCGCCACGGCACGCGCAGCATCGGCCGCGGCCTGGTCCAGGGCTTCGGGCTCGGGCGCGGTGCCATCGCCTCCTCGGTCGGGCATGACAGCCACAATCTCTGCGTCGTCGGCGCCGACCCGGAGGCGATGGCGCGGGCGGTCGACCGGCTGATCACCCTGCAGGGCGGGTTCGTGGTGGCGGACGAGACCGGCATCCTGGCCGAGCTGGCGCTGCCGATCGCCGGCCTGATGAGCGATCTGCCCTTCGAGGCGGTGCGCGACGCGCTGCCACCCTTGCGCGAGGCCGCCCGCCGGCTCGGCTGCACGCTCCCCGAGCCGTTCCTGCAGGTCGCCTTCCTGCCGCTGCCGGTGATCCCGCACCTGAAGATCACCGATCGCGGCCTCGTCGACGTCGATCGCATGATGATCCTGTGA
- a CDS encoding TIGR01459 family HAD-type hydrolase: protein MAEMIRAAHPGEVAILDGIAEIASGFDLILCDVWGVLHDGVRAHRAAGEALTRFRALPGPRPRRVVLLSNAPRPGSAVQGLLDGFGVPRTAYDAIVTSGDLTRRLMAERADAPMHHVGPDRDLPLFDGLDLARGGPDEAAHVVVTGLLDDETETAADYRAVLEPWAARGVTLICANPDLVVERGDRLIPCAGAVAALYEEMGGAVVYAGKPYVPVYEAALATAEALDHGAPLPRDRVFAIGDAIRTDVAGARAFGVASLLVARGIHAEELGIAAGAPLGDIAHWLDAQAVHPDAVIDLLRW from the coding sequence ATGGCCGAGATGATCCGCGCAGCGCATCCGGGCGAGGTCGCGATCCTGGACGGGATCGCCGAGATCGCATCCGGCTTCGACCTGATCCTGTGCGACGTCTGGGGCGTGCTGCATGACGGCGTCCGCGCCCACCGGGCGGCGGGCGAGGCGCTGACGCGCTTTCGCGCCCTGCCGGGTCCACGGCCGCGCCGGGTGGTGCTGCTCTCGAACGCACCGCGGCCCGGCAGCGCCGTGCAGGGGCTGCTCGACGGGTTCGGCGTGCCCCGCACCGCCTACGACGCCATCGTCACCTCGGGCGACCTGACCCGCCGGCTGATGGCGGAGCGGGCGGACGCGCCGATGCATCATGTCGGGCCCGACCGCGACCTGCCGCTCTTCGACGGCCTCGACCTCGCCCGCGGCGGGCCGGACGAGGCCGCCCACGTGGTCGTCACCGGGCTCCTCGACGACGAGACCGAGACGGCGGCGGATTACCGCGCCGTGCTGGAGCCCTGGGCGGCGCGCGGCGTGACCCTGATCTGCGCCAATCCCGATCTCGTGGTCGAGCGCGGCGACCGGCTGATTCCCTGTGCGGGTGCCGTGGCGGCGCTCTACGAGGAGATGGGCGGCGCGGTGGTCTATGCCGGCAAGCCGTACGTCCCGGTCTACGAGGCGGCGCTCGCGACGGCGGAGGCGCTCGATCACGGCGCCCCCCTCCCCCGCGACCGGGTGTTCGCCATCGGCGACGCGATCCGCACCGACGTCGCCGGCGCACGGGCCTTCGGCGTCGCGTCCCTGCTGGTCGCGCGGGGCATCCACGCCGAGGAGCTGGGCATCGCCGCGGGCGCGCCGCTCGGCGACATCGCCCACTGGCTCGACGCGCAGGCCGTCCATCCGGACGCGGTGATCGACCTGCTGCGCTGGTAG
- a CDS encoding protein phosphatase CheZ: MARATRTEPAGQAIPVTELLEIADYITKLKRGIAALRAQELTRDRIPMAHDELGSVVAATASATNRIMESAEAMLAIKAKTLDEYRDQVEAHIGDIFEACTFQDITGQRISKVVEALGQLEKRLSQFSTVVNVRDGEAEHDPEEARRKARAEALLLNGPQLKGPATPQDAIDALFS; the protein is encoded by the coding sequence ATGGCTCGCGCGACCAGAACCGAACCGGCGGGCCAGGCGATCCCGGTCACCGAGCTGCTCGAGATCGCCGACTACATCACCAAGCTCAAGCGGGGCATCGCGGCTCTGCGTGCGCAGGAGCTCACCCGCGACCGCATCCCGATGGCGCATGACGAGCTCGGCAGCGTCGTCGCCGCCACCGCGAGCGCCACCAACCGCATCATGGAATCGGCCGAGGCGATGCTGGCCATCAAGGCCAAGACCCTCGACGAGTATCGCGACCAGGTCGAGGCGCATATCGGCGACATCTTCGAGGCCTGCACCTTCCAGGACATTACCGGCCAGCGCATCTCCAAGGTGGTGGAGGCCTTGGGCCAGCTCGAGAAGCGCCTGTCGCAATTCTCGACCGTGGTGAACGTGCGCGACGGCGAGGCCGAGCACGACCCGGAGGAGGCCCGCCGCAAGGCCCGCGCCGAGGCTCTGCTGCTCAACGGACCCCAGCTCAAGGGGCCGGCAACCCCGCAGGACGCGATCGACGCCCTGTTCTCCTGA
- a CDS encoding response regulator — MALDLGMPILVVDDYQTMVRIIRNLLKQLGFEDVDDASDGTGALAKLKTKKYGLVISDWNMEPMTGYELLRHVRADDALRTTPFIMVTAESKTENVIAAKKAGVNNYIVKPFNAQTLKTKIEAVCGA, encoded by the coding sequence ATGGCCCTTGACCTCGGCATGCCGATCCTCGTCGTGGACGACTACCAGACGATGGTCCGCATCATCCGCAACCTGCTGAAGCAACTCGGCTTCGAGGACGTCGACGATGCCTCCGACGGCACCGGCGCCCTGGCGAAGCTGAAGACGAAGAAGTACGGCCTCGTCATCTCCGACTGGAACATGGAGCCGATGACCGGGTACGAGCTGCTGCGCCACGTCCGGGCCGACGACGCCCTGCGCACCACGCCGTTCATCATGGTCACCGCCGAGTCGAAGACCGAGAACGTCATCGCGGCGAAGAAAGCCGGCGTGAACAACTACATCGTGAAGCCCTTCAACGCCCAGACGCTGAAGACCAAGATCGAGGCGGTCTGCGGCGCGTGA
- a CDS encoding bifunctional riboflavin kinase/FAD synthetase — protein sequence MPRDETAPRPVASPFPVHRDGEPVPAGLDGAVAALGNFDGIHQGHRALIAAVRELAADLGRPSAVLTFEPHPRAFFSPDTAMFRLTGETGKLAVLRRLGIDGAFVRRFDAALAGTSAAAFVADTLKGELGLSGVVIGHDFHFGRGREGTPAMLEALCAENGLACRIVPAVAAGGGEAPVSSSAIRAALEAGDVATANHLLGYRWFVEGEVRHGDKRGRTLGFPTANVALDACALAHGIYAVRARLGDGSVRDGVASYGRRPTFDDGAPLLETTLFDFSGDLYGQRIAVEFVGFIRGEARFDSAEALVARMHEDAAEARRMLAEDRTPSMLA from the coding sequence ATGCCGCGCGACGAGACTGCCCCGCGCCCCGTCGCGTCGCCCTTCCCGGTCCATCGCGACGGCGAGCCGGTGCCCGCGGGCTTGGACGGTGCGGTGGCGGCGCTCGGCAATTTCGACGGCATCCACCAGGGCCACCGCGCGCTGATCGCGGCGGTGCGGGAGCTGGCGGCGGATCTCGGCCGGCCGAGCGCGGTCCTCACCTTCGAACCGCATCCGCGGGCCTTCTTCTCTCCCGACACGGCGATGTTCCGCCTCACCGGCGAGACGGGGAAGCTGGCCGTGCTGCGGCGCCTGGGAATCGACGGCGCCTTCGTGCGCCGCTTCGACGCGGCGCTGGCCGGCACGAGCGCGGCGGCCTTCGTGGCCGACACCCTGAAGGGCGAGCTTGGCCTGTCGGGCGTGGTCATCGGGCACGATTTCCATTTCGGCCGCGGCCGCGAGGGCACGCCGGCGATGCTGGAGGCGCTCTGCGCCGAGAACGGCCTCGCCTGCCGGATCGTGCCGGCGGTGGCGGCGGGCGGCGGCGAGGCGCCGGTCTCGTCGAGCGCGATCCGGGCCGCCCTGGAGGCGGGCGACGTCGCCACCGCCAACCACCTCCTCGGCTATCGCTGGTTCGTCGAGGGCGAGGTGCGCCACGGCGACAAGCGCGGCCGCACCCTCGGCTTCCCCACCGCCAACGTGGCGCTCGATGCCTGCGCGCTCGCCCACGGCATCTACGCGGTCCGCGCCCGCCTGGGCGATGGCAGCGTGCGCGACGGCGTCGCGAGCTACGGCCGCCGCCCGACCTTCGACGACGGCGCCCCGCTCCTCGAGACCACCCTGTTTGATTTTTCCGGCGACCTCTACGGCCAGCGCATCGCGGTGGAGTTCGTCGGCTTCATCCGCGGCGAGGCTCGGTTCGACAGTGCCGAGGCGCTGGTCGCCCGCATGCACGAGGATGCGGCCGAGGCACGACGGATGCTGGCCGAGGACCGCACGCCCTCGATGCTGGCGTGA
- a CDS encoding cadmium resistance transporter, with translation MTPLADLGVAIALFASTNIDDVFVLIGFFSDPRYRPRQIVVGQCLGIAALVLASLAGALLSLVVPPAWLGLLGLVPVALGSRRLLALRADAEDEVGTGTASFGNALAVAGVTIANGGDNLGIYTPVFATSSAPRLLLFVAAFAVMTALWLGLAHWLVHHPALGAPIRRIGRVATPVVLIGIGAMVLVKAGTLSWVTGWASPG, from the coding sequence ATGACTCCTCTGGCCGATCTCGGCGTCGCGATCGCGCTGTTCGCCTCGACCAACATCGACGACGTCTTCGTGCTGATCGGCTTCTTCTCCGATCCGCGCTACCGCCCGCGCCAGATCGTCGTCGGCCAATGCCTCGGCATCGCCGCCCTGGTCCTGGCCTCGCTCGCCGGCGCGCTCCTGTCCCTGGTCGTGCCCCCGGCCTGGCTCGGCCTCCTCGGCCTCGTGCCGGTCGCCCTGGGCTCCCGCCGCCTCCTCGCCCTGCGGGCCGACGCGGAGGATGAGGTCGGGACCGGGACGGCTTCTTTCGGCAACGCGCTGGCGGTGGCCGGCGTGACGATCGCCAATGGCGGCGACAATCTCGGCATCTACACCCCGGTCTTCGCCACCTCGTCGGCTCCCCGGCTCCTCCTGTTCGTCGCCGCCTTCGCCGTCATGACGGCGCTCTGGCTCGGCCTCGCCCATTGGCTCGTGCACCACCCGGCTCTGGGAGCCCCGATCCGCCGGATCGGCCGGGTGGCGACGCCGGTCGTGTTGATCGGGATCGGGGCGATGGTGCTGGTCAAGGCCGGGACGCTGTCGTGGGTCACGGGGTGGGCGTCCCCCGGTTGA
- the ileS gene encoding isoleucine--tRNA ligase translates to MTEQKPAAGRDYSETLFLPVTEFPMRAGLPQREPEILERWARTNLYARIREAAAGRPKFVLHDGPPYANGHIHIGTALNKILKDIVVRTQGALGHDANYVPGWDCHGLPIEWKIEEQYRAAGRNKDEVPVVEFRRECRTFAEHWLSVQREEFKRLGVTGDWDHPYLTMAYPAEAAIARELMTFATTGQLYRGSKPVMWSVVEKTALAEAEVEYEDHVSDTIWAAFPVVETKTAPDLQDARIVIWTTTPWTIPANRAVAYSKKVSYGLYRVVAAPQENWSQPGVRYVVADKLAGDVFKAARVESYERLSDVTPEALAGLTLAHPLAGWNPGYGHAVPMLEGEHVTDEAGTGFVHTAPSHGREDFEVWMANGRQLRERGIETAIPYTVDADGVLTEAAPGLTGKRVLDEKGQKGDANKAVIAALTEAGTLVGRGTLKHSYPHSWRSKKPVIFRNTPQWFIALDKPVATLNGATLRDVALREIAVTQWVPPQGQNRITGMIANRPDWVVSRQRAWGVPITVFVNRETGEILRDETVNARIHAAFAAEGADAWFTDADGARFLAPEHDPASYEKVTDVLDVWFDSGSTHAFTLDDPEQFPGLAGIRRRRDGGQDTVMYLEGSDQHRGWFHSSLLESCGTRDRAPYDVVLTHGFVLDPKGEKMSKSKGNVVAPQDVIKGSGADILRLWVAASDYTDDLRIGPEIIKTFSETYRKLRNSLRWMLGTLAHHRPEDRVAPEAMPELERFILHRLAELDAEIRDAFRTFDTKRVVALLNGFMTGDLSSFYFDVRKDALYCDPISSETRRAALTVVDEVFKRVTVWLAPVLAFTAEEAWLARYPSEAGSVHTETLPETPAAWRDEALAKNWAKIRRVRRVVTGALEIERAAKRIGASLEAAPKVFVADPDLLASLDGIDFAEVCITSDIAVEAGEGPAEAFRLDEVKGVAVVPALAQGRKCARSWKVLPSVGSDPDYPDVTPRDAQALREWDALHAEAAE, encoded by the coding sequence ATGACCGAGCAAAAGCCTGCCGCCGGGCGCGACTATTCCGAGACCCTGTTCCTGCCGGTCACCGAGTTCCCGATGCGGGCCGGCCTGCCGCAGCGCGAGCCGGAGATCCTGGAGCGCTGGGCCCGCACCAACCTCTATGCCCGCATCCGCGAGGCGGCGGCCGGGCGGCCGAAATTCGTGCTCCACGACGGCCCGCCCTACGCCAACGGCCACATCCATATCGGCACGGCGCTCAACAAGATCCTGAAGGACATCGTCGTCCGCACCCAAGGGGCGCTGGGCCACGACGCCAACTACGTCCCGGGCTGGGACTGCCACGGCCTGCCGATCGAGTGGAAGATCGAGGAGCAGTACCGCGCCGCCGGCCGCAACAAGGACGAGGTGCCGGTGGTCGAGTTCCGGCGCGAGTGCCGGACCTTCGCCGAGCATTGGCTGTCGGTGCAGCGTGAGGAATTCAAGCGGCTCGGCGTCACCGGCGACTGGGACCATCCCTACCTGACCATGGCCTATCCGGCCGAGGCCGCGATCGCCCGCGAGCTGATGACCTTCGCCACCACCGGCCAGCTCTATCGCGGCTCCAAGCCGGTGATGTGGTCGGTGGTCGAGAAGACTGCGCTCGCCGAGGCCGAGGTCGAGTACGAGGACCACGTCAGCGACACCATCTGGGCCGCCTTCCCGGTCGTCGAGACCAAGACGGCCCCGGACTTGCAAGACGCCCGGATCGTCATCTGGACCACCACTCCCTGGACGATCCCGGCCAACCGGGCCGTCGCCTACTCCAAAAAAGTTTCCTACGGACTGTATCGTGTCGTTGCTGCTCCTCAAGAGAACTGGTCTCAACCTGGTGTTCGTTACGTTGTTGCTGACAAACTGGCGGGCGACGTGTTCAAGGCAGCGCGCGTCGAGAGCTACGAGCGACTGAGCGACGTCACCCCCGAGGCGCTGGCCGGCCTGACCCTGGCGCATCCCCTGGCGGGCTGGAATCCCGGCTACGGCCATGCCGTGCCGATGCTGGAGGGCGAGCACGTCACCGACGAGGCCGGCACCGGCTTCGTCCACACGGCGCCGAGCCACGGCCGCGAGGATTTCGAGGTCTGGATGGCGAACGGCCGCCAGCTTCGCGAGCGCGGCATCGAGACGGCGATCCCCTACACGGTCGACGCCGACGGCGTGCTGACCGAGGCCGCCCCCGGCCTGACCGGCAAGCGCGTCCTCGACGAGAAGGGTCAGAAGGGCGACGCCAACAAGGCGGTGATCGCCGCTTTGACCGAGGCCGGAACGCTCGTCGGCCGCGGCACGCTCAAGCACAGCTATCCGCATTCCTGGCGCTCGAAGAAGCCGGTCATCTTCCGCAACACGCCGCAATGGTTCATCGCCCTCGACAAGCCGGTGGCGACGCTCAACGGCGCCACCCTGCGCGACGTGGCCCTGCGCGAGATCGCCGTCACCCAGTGGGTGCCGCCGCAGGGGCAGAACCGCATCACCGGCATGATCGCGAACCGCCCGGACTGGGTGGTGTCGCGCCAGCGCGCCTGGGGCGTGCCGATCACGGTGTTCGTGAACCGCGAGACCGGCGAGATTCTTCGCGACGAGACGGTCAATGCCCGCATCCACGCCGCCTTCGCGGCGGAGGGGGCGGATGCGTGGTTCACCGATGCCGACGGCGCCCGGTTCCTCGCGCCGGAGCACGACCCGGCTTCCTACGAGAAGGTGACCGACGTCCTCGACGTGTGGTTCGATTCAGGGTCCACGCACGCCTTCACTCTGGATGATCCCGAGCAGTTCCCGGGCCTCGCCGGCATCCGCCGCCGCCGCGACGGCGGGCAGGATACGGTGATGTATCTCGAGGGCTCGGACCAGCATCGCGGCTGGTTCCACTCCTCGCTGCTCGAATCCTGCGGCACCCGCGACCGCGCGCCCTACGACGTGGTGCTGACCCACGGCTTCGTCCTCGACCCCAAGGGCGAGAAGATGTCGAAGTCGAAGGGCAACGTCGTCGCGCCCCAGGACGTCATCAAGGGCTCGGGCGCCGACATCCTGCGCCTGTGGGTGGCGGCCTCGGACTATACCGACGACCTGCGCATCGGCCCGGAGATCATCAAGACCTTCTCCGAGACCTACCGCAAGCTGCGCAACTCGCTGCGCTGGATGCTAGGCACGCTGGCCCATCACCGGCCCGAGGACCGGGTGGCGCCTGAGGCGATGCCGGAGCTGGAGCGCTTCATCCTGCACCGCCTCGCCGAGCTCGATGCCGAGATCCGCGACGCCTTCCGCACCTTCGACACCAAGCGGGTGGTGGCTCTGCTCAACGGCTTCATGACCGGCGACCTGTCGTCGTTCTACTTCGACGTGCGCAAGGACGCGCTCTACTGCGATCCGATCTCGTCGGAGACCCGGCGGGCCGCGCTCACGGTGGTCGACGAGGTCTTCAAGCGCGTCACGGTCTGGCTCGCCCCGGTCCTCGCCTTCACGGCCGAGGAGGCCTGGCTCGCGCGCTACCCCTCCGAGGCCGGCTCGGTGCACACCGAGACCCTGCCGGAGACCCCCGCCGCGTGGCGCGACGAGGCCCTGGCCAAGAACTGGGCCAAGATCCGCCGGGTGCGCCGGGTGGTGACGGGCGCCCTCGAGATCGAGCGCGCCGCCAAGCGCATCGGCGCGAGCCTGGAGGCCGCGCCAAAAGTCTTTGTCGCCGATCCGGACCTGCTGGCGAGCCTGGACGGCATCGACTTCGCGGAGGTCTGCATCACCTCCGACATCGCGGTCGAGGCCGGCGAGGGTCCGGCCGAGGCGTTCCGGCTCGACGAGGTCAAGGGCGTCGCGGTGGTGCCGGCACTCGCGCAAGGGCGCAAATGCGCCCGCTCGTGGAAGGTGCTGCCAAGCGTCGGCAGCGATCCGGATTACCCGGACGTGACGCCCCGCGACGCGCAGGCCCTGCGCGAGTGGGACGCGCTCCACGCCGAGGCGGCCGAGTAG
- the lspA gene encoding signal peptidase II encodes MRPLPFGLLVALVTLVLDQGTKLGLLFLADLPLREPVVLAPFAQLIVVWNRGVSYGLFQQDSALGRWVLVGVSLVACVALSVWMARAGSRWLAGSLGLIVGGAIGNAIDRAAYGAVFDFVHLHAGAWSWYVFNVADAGIVFGVVGLLYDGLVLERRRAPATQEPT; translated from the coding sequence ATGCGTCCCCTCCCCTTCGGCCTCCTGGTCGCGCTCGTCACCCTGGTCCTGGACCAGGGGACGAAGCTCGGCCTCCTGTTCCTCGCCGATCTGCCCCTGCGCGAGCCGGTGGTGCTCGCGCCCTTCGCGCAGCTGATCGTGGTGTGGAATCGCGGCGTCTCCTACGGGCTGTTCCAGCAGGATTCGGCGCTCGGGCGCTGGGTGCTGGTGGGCGTGTCGCTGGTGGCCTGCGTCGCACTGTCGGTGTGGATGGCGCGGGCCGGCAGCCGCTGGCTCGCCGGGTCGCTCGGGCTGATCGTCGGCGGGGCGATCGGCAACGCCATCGACCGGGCCGCCTACGGGGCGGTGTTCGACTTCGTCCACCTGCATGCCGGCGCCTGGTCCTGGTACGTGTTCAACGTGGCGGATGCCGGCATCGTCTTCGGCGTGGTCGGGCTCCTCTATGACGGGCTGGTGCTGGAGCGCCGCCGCGCCCCGGCAACGCAGGAGCCGACCTAA
- a CDS encoding M16 family metallopeptidase codes for MRPAPGLVCPVGATLRTDAAPFGRAEAGGPEVASFVLDNGLDVVVVPDHRAPVVTHMVWYRNGSADDPLGQSGIAHFLEHLMFKGTETHPVGAFSKAVSSLGGQENAFTSFDYTAYFQRVARENLKTMMSFEADRMTGLILDDAVVAPERDVVLEERRMRVETDPAAQLSEAMAASLFVHHPYGIPIIGWMHEIEELNRTHALDYYRRFYTPENAILVVAGDVTADEVRRLADDTYGVVAPRGARPQRARPREPEPRAARRLSVADPKVEQPTLQRLYLTPSCMTARDGESHALELLAEVLGGGPTSYLYRSLVLEQGVAVNAGAWYMGSAIDDTRFSVYAVPAEGVSLEGLEEALDRALARAPSEALSATAIERAKTRLVAETVYSSDSQSSLARIFGSALAIGESIEEVRRWPAEIEAVQAARLAAAAERYLVPARSVTGYLIKGPAAAAAA; via the coding sequence ATGCGCCCCGCCCCCGGCCTCGTCTGCCCCGTCGGCGCGACCCTGCGCACCGACGCGGCGCCCTTCGGCCGAGCGGAGGCGGGCGGTCCCGAAGTGGCGTCCTTCGTGCTCGACAACGGCCTCGACGTGGTGGTGGTGCCCGACCACCGGGCCCCGGTGGTCACCCACATGGTGTGGTACCGCAACGGCTCGGCGGATGATCCGCTCGGCCAGTCCGGCATCGCCCACTTCCTCGAGCACCTGATGTTCAAGGGTACCGAGACCCATCCGGTCGGCGCCTTCTCGAAGGCGGTGTCGAGCTTGGGCGGCCAGGAGAACGCCTTCACGTCGTTCGACTATACGGCGTACTTCCAGCGCGTCGCCCGCGAGAACCTCAAGACCATGATGAGCTTCGAGGCGGACCGGATGACCGGCCTGATCCTCGACGACGCGGTGGTGGCGCCCGAGCGCGACGTGGTGCTGGAGGAGCGCCGCATGCGGGTCGAGACCGACCCGGCGGCGCAGCTCTCCGAGGCGATGGCGGCCTCGCTGTTCGTGCACCACCCCTACGGCATTCCGATCATCGGCTGGATGCACGAGATCGAGGAGCTGAACCGCACCCACGCCCTCGACTATTACCGCCGCTTCTACACCCCGGAGAACGCCATCCTGGTCGTCGCCGGCGACGTCACCGCCGACGAGGTCCGGCGGCTGGCCGACGACACCTACGGGGTGGTGGCGCCCCGGGGAGCCCGGCCGCAGCGGGCGCGGCCGCGGGAGCCGGAGCCGCGGGCGGCGCGCCGCCTCAGCGTCGCCGACCCGAAGGTCGAGCAGCCGACCCTGCAGCGGCTCTACCTCACCCCGTCCTGCATGACCGCCCGCGACGGCGAGAGCCACGCCCTGGAGCTCCTGGCCGAGGTGCTGGGCGGCGGGCCGACCTCCTACCTCTACCGCAGCCTGGTGCTGGAGCAGGGCGTCGCGGTGAATGCGGGCGCCTGGTACATGGGCTCTGCGATCGACGACACCCGCTTCTCGGTCTACGCCGTGCCGGCGGAGGGCGTGAGCCTGGAGGGTCTGGAGGAGGCCCTCGACCGGGCGCTCGCCCGCGCCCCGTCCGAGGCCCTGTCGGCCACCGCGATCGAGCGGGCGAAGACCCGGCTCGTCGCCGAGACGGTCTATTCCTCCGACAGCCAGTCGTCGCTCGCCCGCATCTTCGGCTCGGCGCTCGCCATCGGCGAGAGCATCGAGGAGGTGCGCCGCTGGCCCGCCGAGATCGAGGCGGTGCAGGCCGCCCGCCTGGCGGCGGCGGCCGAGCGCTACCTGGTGCCGGCCCGCTCGGTCACCGGTTACCTGATCAAGGGCCCTGCGGCCGCGGCCGCCGCCTGA